The genomic DNA GAAAGGCTTCCCTCGGTATCTGAAAACCGACTGCTGCTGGCCGCCGCCAATTATGATTACGGGCAGCTGTGCCGACAGCGCCGCGACTATGCGGGCGCCTGCTCGCATTTTAAAAAAGCCCTGAGCATGCTCGGCAATGAACCATGGCCCGGCACGTTGTGGATTTATGTTCACTACGGTCGCACGGCTTTTGCGATGGAAGATCATTTTAAGGCTAAGGAGCTGTTCAAGCAGGGGTATGCCCTGTCGGATAAAACTGGTGAGCTGTGGGGCAGAACCGCCGCCGCGGCATTTTGTGCTTATTATCTATTGCGGGATGGTGATTACGAGGCAGCCACACACTGTTTATCTGATGCGCAGCACAGCGCGCAAAGCCTACCCTCGCCACTAGAGGGGGCCATTCTCTGTTTTGTCAGCATGCGGATCCGACTACGTCTTGATAAGGAGTCTGGATATATCTCTGCACTAAGCAAGTTGCTACCCATGTCTGCAGAAAGCTATGCGCGGCAGGGCATTCGAAAGCTTTCAGATATTCCAGATGTTTTTGAAACCGAGCTGCTTTCGACGGGGCTTCGCGATGGCATAGCAGCTCAACAAAATATTCGCGCTTCGGAGCTTTATAGTAAAAATCGGCACTTTATGGCCGAGTAATTCCTGTCGAACAAGTGACTCCCCAATCAAAACGCCGGACTTGTATCAAAGGTACAAGTCCGGCGTTTATCAAAATCTTACATTGCAGCTGCTCAGTCCTCCGTTAGAACCTGCTCAATTTCAGCAATATATAAAATGTGGTAATCCTTGTTGGGGTACCATTTTTCATCCGATGCCTTATCAATCAAACAGTCCGGGGTCATCGGCTGGTTATAAAGCTTTCTGCACACCAACACCAGTTTGCCTTCTTTAAAATAGGGTGTATCTTGTTCATATGCTACCGTCAGCCCCGACTTGGCAATTTTGTCCTCGTCCCGGCCCGATACCTTGCCAAGATAGCCCAGTTCATTTTTATAGCCGCCATTGAAAAAAGTCAACGAAAAGGTGTCAGCATCGTCGACAAATTCCTTGGTATAACGCCCGGGACGGATGACGACAAACGCCACGTTTTTCCCCCACATAACGCCCAGGCCACCCCACGCTGCCGTCATGGTATTGACCTTGTCACCTTTTTTAGCTGTCACCAGCATCCAGTCCTGACCAATCAGGCTAAAAGGATTTTTCTGTAGCTCCTCAGGTTTTAAAGTTCTCATTCGACAAACCTCCAGTAAGTTTTTCATTCCAAGCGCATGCTTTTGTCAATAGTATAATATGCCACCATGTAGGAATACAACCCGCTATTAAAAATCTGATAATACGATGCAAAATCTTTGATGGCAAATAACATGGTCTTTGAACGCTTTAATTCTTGTTTCATATAATGAGATAGAAAGGAGATTAAACGTATGGTGAATTATAATAACAGCGCCGGTTCTAGCATAAAGCCAACAGACCCTTATCTTAAAACCGCCACACAGCCCACCCACTGTCTCTTGGCAGATATGTTTAAAAATACCGGTTCCCAGCCCAATGCTCGCCTTAGCGTCAACAGCTTAAAACGCCATTCTGCATCGGCTCAGCCCAGCTACAGCGCCGCCTTTGCCTTACCCGCTCAAATGCCTGGGCAGCTTCCCGCCGAATTCAATGAAGTCCGCCACCAGAACTTATCGGTTGCACATAAAGAAAAGACTATAACTTCTGCGTTTTCAAGCAAGCCTCGCCCCACCGCGAAAGCTGGTCACAAACCTGACGAAAGCGGCTGCAGCCTAATCCCCTGCTCCCGCGAGGATAATATCACAGCCGTATACCCCCAGGCCGAAGCGTTATCCACCATTAGAAGCGGGCAGCCCATAAACTTTGGGGATCCACTTTTTACTGAAAATGCCGCCATAGGCCATATATCGCCCACCGATACTTTTTTCATTAAAGAAGCCGGCATCTATGAATTGCACTATAGCCTAAACTATGAATCACCGACTCCGCACATGCTGGTTTTTGGGTTTGAAAGCTTTCCGCAGTCCTATTTTAAACAACAAATTACGAATGCCCCAGCCCGTGGCAAACTCAATACAACAGTTCGACTATTGCTGGATACCGGTACCTCCCTGCGCCTTGTGTTGGTTGATGACCCCACCCTTTCAACAATTGAAAGCGCCCTTGTCAGCAATGCGATGCTTGAAATAAAATTGCTCTACCGTTTAAATCTTAACTGCCCTGCTTACAGTTCTAATAATTCGGAGAAGAACTTTCAATCGGAGAACCACTTTTTTCAAGCCGCCAAGACATAATTTATTTTGTAACAGCGGCTTAGAGCTGACAGTGATTTGTCGCGGTAATATAAAGTACTTATAGAAAAAGAAGTTGTTAATCTCGCCCTTTATAAAACTTTAAAGACTGACGTACATGGCAAAGATTCGCTGTAGAAAACATACTACGGCGGGTCTTTTTGTCGATTTTTAATATACTCGGTTTAAATTACTAAACCAAACATGTCATTTTGGCCACTGTAACCGTTATATCTATAAAACATAATTGAGTCACTAATTCAGTAACTTTTTGACAAAAATATGCGTTTATGGCAGAATTATAGTGAAAATTTTCCTATTAGGGGTTATAATAACGAGAAGGAGGTTTTAAAATTATTTAATCTTGACCACATCGGTCCAGTCTAGAGCGACGGTCGGTCACATTAAAAAAGCAACAGGCCTATTAAGCCCAAATCACTTTTGAACAACACAATTTTAAGATCATTTATAGGTAAAGCTCTCTAATGGTTCACCAAAATGTCTCGCTGCCTAAGCAGTATAAATGACAAGATGAAAATAAATCTTGAAAGGGAACATCGTGCTATGAAAAATCTATCTGTTGGTAAAAAGCTTATTATCGGATTTGGTACTGTACTGTTTTTACTGCTGCTTTCCATTGCTATAGCACTACAAAGCGTCAACAGTCTCAATGCACAGGTAGAGCTATACGGACGTTACACGCTACCTGATAACACGACACTTTGGAGTATCCGCCACAACATGGTGTCTGCGCAGCGTTATATGGAACGTGCCTTTATCGAAACACGCGCTAGCACCGTGGCCAGCTTGCTTGAGCAGGCTGAGCGGGACGGACTGGCCGCCCGAGAATCATTGGCCGCTTATATGTCCAACCAACAAAATAGCGATCACGCTGAGCAGATAACACAGGTGGACGCGCTGCTAGAACAAGCGGGATCAGTACGGCGTCAGATTTCAAAGCTGCTGGAAGATCCATCGGAATCTAACCGAAATAAAGGATATACTTTGTTTCTTAATTCCTATGTGCCGCCCTTTGATCAGGCTGCCACCATCTTAAGCGAGTTTTCCGAGACTGCTCAAGCCCATGCCACTGAGCAGCGTATCGCCGCTGCTAGGTTGGTCACGCAGGTTCGGTTGGCGCTTATTATCTGTGGTGTTGTATCATTACTTCTTTCGGTAGCAATTATCATTGCCATTCGCAAATCCATTCTGACGCCGGTAAACGAAATTGTATCTTCTTTTGAAGCCATTGCACGGGGTAATATGCAAGCGCACATCAATTACGAAAGCCGTGACGAAATGGGACGCATGGCCAATCTAATTCGAAATTCTAATGCCATGCAATCTGCTATTATGGCCGATGTCATCGATAAGTTTGTAAAAATGTCTCAGGGTGACTTGCAAATAGAGGTCACACAGGATTATCCCGGTGACTTTGCTGTGCTCAAACAGACTATCAGCAGCACAGTCGCCAACCTCAACCATACCATGCAAACCATTATCAACGCTGCCGAACAGGTCGGTACTGGTTCTGAGCAGGTGTCGAGTGGTGCACAGGCGCTCGCTACCGGTTCTACCGAACAAGCTGCTGCCGTTGAAGATCTCACCGTATCAGCATCAAAAATTTCTGGGCAAGCTGAAGAAAACGCCGCCAACGTGGAGGTTGCGACAAAATATGTCGTAGAGGCCAGAGAAGGTGTTAACACCGGCAATACGCATATGTCGCAGCTGACAAAGGCCATGGAGAATATCAGCACTGCTTCCTCGCAGATTGCGAGCATCACAAAAGTCATCGAAGATATCGCG from Oscillospiraceae bacterium MB24-C1 includes the following:
- a CDS encoding flavin reductase family protein yields the protein MRTLKPEELQKNPFSLIGQDWMLVTAKKGDKVNTMTAAWGGLGVMWGKNVAFVVIRPGRYTKEFVDDADTFSLTFFNGGYKNELGYLGKVSGRDEDKIAKSGLTVAYEQDTPYFKEGKLVLVCRKLYNQPMTPDCLIDKASDEKWYPNKDYHILYIAEIEQVLTED
- a CDS encoding methyl-accepting chemotaxis protein, with amino-acid sequence MKNLSVGKKLIIGFGTVLFLLLLSIAIALQSVNSLNAQVELYGRYTLPDNTTLWSIRHNMVSAQRYMERAFIETRASTVASLLEQAERDGLAARESLAAYMSNQQNSDHAEQITQVDALLEQAGSVRRQISKLLEDPSESNRNKGYTLFLNSYVPPFDQAATILSEFSETAQAHATEQRIAAARLVTQVRLALIICGVVSLLLSVAIIIAIRKSILTPVNEIVSSFEAIARGNMQAHINYESRDEMGRMANLIRNSNAMQSAIMADVIDKFVKMSQGDLQIEVTQDYPGDFAVLKQTISSTVANLNHTMQTIINAAEQVGTGSEQVSSGAQALATGSTEQAAAVEDLTVSASKISGQAEENAANVEVATKYVVEAREGVNTGNTHMSQLTKAMENISTASSQIASITKVIEDIAFQTNILALNAAIEAARAGEAGKGFAVVADEVRNLAAKSAEAAKQTTDLVERSNATVVEGTEITFKTAQILQEVEQKAMAANESITKIKLSSAEQALAIEEIKLELSQVSSVIQTNAATAEENSATSEEMSAQATALREEVKRFKLKSSFKAEPLVPTQIVQTESDLDSLSDLSEKY